The Flavobacterium johnsoniae UW101 genomic interval GTTGACTTAATCAGCAGATGTTTTACCAATCAGATTAAAACTCCTGAGTGGGAAGCTAAAATGAAAGAAATGATTCCTTCTTACGGTAAAACTCTGAACGACAAACCAGAGCTTTTAGCAGAAATGAGAAAACATACGGCTGAAGTTTTAAAAATTAAATAATTAAAATTTCGAAATGTAAATAATACCCAAGGACTTAGTTTGTAAATAACTGAGTCCTTTTTTAATTTTAACCAAAAAGAATATGGCACTTTCAAAAACAAACAATCCGGCATTAATTTTAATCGATATTCAAAAAGGATTTGATGATATTGATTATTGGGGCGGACAGAGAAATAATGTAAATGCAGAAGAAAACGCTGCTGAAATTTTAAATCTGTGGAGACAAAATAATCTGCCAGTTTTTCATATTCAGCATTGTTCTTCAAATCCAAATTCTTTGCTCAACGAAAATAATGCGGGGAATGAGTTTAAAGATGTGGTAAAACCAAATGAAGGAGAAATCGTTATTAAAAAGAATGTAAACAGCGCTTTTATAGGTACAAATTTAAAAGAAAAATTGGATAATGCTAAAATAACGACATTGGTAATTGTAGGTTTAACAACAGATCACTGTGTGTCGACAACAACAAGAATGGCAGGAAATTTTGGTTTTGATACTTTTATCGTTTCAGATGCGACAGCAACCTTTAATAAAAAAGGAGTGGACGGA includes:
- a CDS encoding cysteine hydrolase family protein; the protein is MALSKTNNPALILIDIQKGFDDIDYWGGQRNNVNAEENAAEILNLWRQNNLPVFHIQHCSSNPNSLLNENNAGNEFKDVVKPNEGEIVIKKNVNSAFIGTNLKEKLDNAKITTLVIVGLTTDHCVSTTTRMAGNFGFDTFIVSDATATFNKKGVDGQNFSAELIHETALASLNNEFAAVVTTDFVKQNIK